A genomic window from Anolis carolinensis isolate JA03-04 unplaced genomic scaffold, rAnoCar3.1.pri scaffold_13, whole genome shotgun sequence includes:
- the sdr42e2 gene encoding putative short-chain dehydrogenase/reductase family 42E member 2 isoform X2, protein MEKPPHKDRKPHTCCKQSCKQSPKSVEQKPGNSQPALKRVSDKTVITGGAGYFGITLGRALAKSGTEVILYDIKPCQWEIPKGVQVVQADVRVFRDFYAACEGADCVIHSAAYGMSGAEQLHRKEIQSINIGGTEVVLEGQTIVDGDEASVTYFPLDKHVNEYSRTKAIAEQMVLAANGSPLAGGGKLYTCSLRSPGIYGPEEERHLPRLALNIERGFFAFRVGDSQTLMNWVHVKNLVQAHILATAALTPERNYIASGQVYFINDNEKVNLFEWLSPLFERLGVRKPSISVPVFLVHLSAMFMESVYYLLYPFVEITPPITRNEVHNISCTHTFKIDKARAELGYSPKKYSFADCVDHYLRKRPARRRDFFLLKCFLLTLLLMSLVIALIRFPDILKVLLQLRDAYVGILQ, encoded by the exons ATGGAGAAACCTCCCCACAAGGACCGAAAACCCCACACTTGCTGTAAGCAGAGCTGTAAACAGAGCCCCAAATCCGTGGAGCAAAAACCAGGCAACAGTCAGCCAGCCCTGAAGAGAGTCAGCGACAAGACGGTGATCACTGGAGGGGCCGGGTATTTCGGCATCACTCTCGGCCGGGCCCTTGCCAAGTCAGGAACGGAAGTCATCCTCTACGACATAAAGCCGTGCCAGTGGGAAATTCCAAAAGGAGTACAAGTTGTACAG GCTGATGTGCGAGTCTTCCGTGACTTCTATGCTGCGTGTGAAGGGGCCGATTGTGTCATTCATTCAGCCGCGTATGGAATGTCAGGAGCAGAACAA TTGCATAGGAAAGAGATTCAGTCCATCAACATTGGGGGAACGGAAGTCGTTCTTGAAG GGCAAACCATTGTAGATGGAGACGAGGCATCCGTGACTTATTTTCCTCTAGACAAG CATGTTAACGAATATTCCAGGACCAAGGCCATTGCAGAACAAATGGTACTCGCGGCTAATGGATCCCCACTCGCAG GAGGCGGCAAACTCTACACATGTTCTCTGCGCTCGCCAGGCATCTATGGGCCAGAAGAAGAAAGGCATTTGCCCCGACTGGCA CTGAATATTGAGAGAGGATTCTTTGCCTTCCGGGTTGGGGATTCTCAGACTTTAATGAACTGGGTCCATGTCAAAAATCTTGTCCAAGCTCATATCCTTGCCACTGCAGCACTCACTCCGGAGAGGAACTACATAGCC AGCGGCCAGGTCTATTTTATCAACGACAACGAGAAAGTGAACCTTTTTGAGTGGTTGTCTCCATTG TTTGAAAGATTAGGCGTTAGGAAACCATCCATAAGTGTTCCCGTTTTTCTGGTTCATCTGTCGG CTATGTTCATGGAGAGCGTGTACTACCTGCTATACCCGTTCGTTGAAATAACGCCTCCCATCACCAGAAACGAG GTGCACAACATCTCTTGCACGCACACCTTCAAGATCGACAAAGCGCGTGCGGAGCTGGGCTACTCCCCCAAGAAGTACTCCTTCGCCGACTGCGTGGATCACTATTTGAGAAAAAGGCCCGCAAGGCGGAGGGATTTCTTCCTCCTGAAATGCTTCCTTTTGACTCTCCTCTTGATGAGCCTGGTTATCGCGCTGATCAGATTCCCAGACATCCTCAAGGTCCTTCTGCAGCTCCGGGATGCCTACGTGGGGATTCTGCAATAA
- the sdr42e2 gene encoding putative short-chain dehydrogenase/reductase family 42E member 2 isoform X1, with protein MEKPPHKDRKPHTCCKQSCKQSPKSVEQKPGNSQPALKRVSDKTVITGGAGYFGITLGRALAKSGTEVILYDIKPCQWEIPKGVQVVQADVRVFRDFYAACEGADCVIHSAAYGMSGAEQLHRKEIQSINIGGTEVVLEVCKQRSVPRLVYTSSVNVVFAGQTIVDGDEASVTYFPLDKHVNEYSRTKAIAEQMVLAANGSPLAGGGKLYTCSLRSPGIYGPEEERHLPRLALNIERGFFAFRVGDSQTLMNWVHVKNLVQAHILATAALTPERNYIASGQVYFINDNEKVNLFEWLSPLFERLGVRKPSISVPVFLVHLSAMFMESVYYLLYPFVEITPPITRNEVHNISCTHTFKIDKARAELGYSPKKYSFADCVDHYLRKRPARRRDFFLLKCFLLTLLLMSLVIALIRFPDILKVLLQLRDAYVGILQ; from the exons ATGGAGAAACCTCCCCACAAGGACCGAAAACCCCACACTTGCTGTAAGCAGAGCTGTAAACAGAGCCCCAAATCCGTGGAGCAAAAACCAGGCAACAGTCAGCCAGCCCTGAAGAGAGTCAGCGACAAGACGGTGATCACTGGAGGGGCCGGGTATTTCGGCATCACTCTCGGCCGGGCCCTTGCCAAGTCAGGAACGGAAGTCATCCTCTACGACATAAAGCCGTGCCAGTGGGAAATTCCAAAAGGAGTACAAGTTGTACAG GCTGATGTGCGAGTCTTCCGTGACTTCTATGCTGCGTGTGAAGGGGCCGATTGTGTCATTCATTCAGCCGCGTATGGAATGTCAGGAGCAGAACAA TTGCATAGGAAAGAGATTCAGTCCATCAACATTGGGGGAACGGAAGTCGTTCTTGAAG TTTGCAAGCAGCGAAGCGTTCCCAGATTGGTGTACACCAGCTCAGTCAATGTGGTATTTGCAGGGCAAACCATTGTAGATGGAGACGAGGCATCCGTGACTTATTTTCCTCTAGACAAG CATGTTAACGAATATTCCAGGACCAAGGCCATTGCAGAACAAATGGTACTCGCGGCTAATGGATCCCCACTCGCAG GAGGCGGCAAACTCTACACATGTTCTCTGCGCTCGCCAGGCATCTATGGGCCAGAAGAAGAAAGGCATTTGCCCCGACTGGCA CTGAATATTGAGAGAGGATTCTTTGCCTTCCGGGTTGGGGATTCTCAGACTTTAATGAACTGGGTCCATGTCAAAAATCTTGTCCAAGCTCATATCCTTGCCACTGCAGCACTCACTCCGGAGAGGAACTACATAGCC AGCGGCCAGGTCTATTTTATCAACGACAACGAGAAAGTGAACCTTTTTGAGTGGTTGTCTCCATTG TTTGAAAGATTAGGCGTTAGGAAACCATCCATAAGTGTTCCCGTTTTTCTGGTTCATCTGTCGG CTATGTTCATGGAGAGCGTGTACTACCTGCTATACCCGTTCGTTGAAATAACGCCTCCCATCACCAGAAACGAG GTGCACAACATCTCTTGCACGCACACCTTCAAGATCGACAAAGCGCGTGCGGAGCTGGGCTACTCCCCCAAGAAGTACTCCTTCGCCGACTGCGTGGATCACTATTTGAGAAAAAGGCCCGCAAGGCGGAGGGATTTCTTCCTCCTGAAATGCTTCCTTTTGACTCTCCTCTTGATGAGCCTGGTTATCGCGCTGATCAGATTCCCAGACATCCTCAAGGTCCTTCTGCAGCTCCGGGATGCCTACGTGGGGATTCTGCAATAA